TTGCAGCAAAACAAATTTATCTGCAATAAGGTGATTACCGTTCAATGAAAAACCTTCTTTTACCTTTTCTTTATTGACAGAGATGGAATTCTCTTTCAGAGCCCTTCTCGCTTCTCCATTTGACTTAAGAAAACCTGATTTCTCATTTAAAGCATCAACGATATCTATCCCTTCAGATAGTTCAATTTTACCGATCTCAGCCTGAGGAACTCCTTCAAAAATATCGAGGAAAGTTTGCTCGTCTAAATTTTTCAGATCATCAGCGGTTGATCTGCCAAAAAGTATCTGAGAGGCTTTTACCGCGTTTTCATACGCTTCTTTTCCGTGACACATGGTAGTTACCTCCTCACCTACTTTCTTTTGTAAAAGCCTGAGATGTGGAGCTTCTTTGTGTTCGGCGATCAGATTTTCAATGGTTTCTTTGTCTAAGAACGTAAAGATCTTGATATAATTTTCTGCATCAATATCAGAAGCATTCAACCAATATTGATAAAATTTATACGGTGAAGTTCTTTTTACATCCAGCCAAATATTTCCTCCTTCTGTCTTTCCAAACTTAGTTCCATCAGCTTTCGTAACCAAAGGGCTGGTTAATGCATAAGCTTTTCCCTGGGCCTTTCTTCGGATCAATTCAGTTCCGGTGGTAATATTGCCCCATTGATCACTTCCTCCTATCTGAAGTTTACAATCATAATGATTGTATAAATGAAGAAAATCGTATCCCTGAACCAGTTGGTAGGTGAATTCGGTAAAGCTCATACCTTCCTTTGACTCCGAGCTGATCCTGTTTTTTACAGAATCCTTTGCCATCATATAATTTACCGTGATATGCTTACCTATATCTCTGGCAAACTCAAGAAATGAAAGCTCCTTCATCCAGTCATAATTGTTTACCATCCTGGCAGCATTCTCAACGTTTCCTGAAAAATCAATAAACCTTTCTAAAGTAGCTTTTACACCTTTGATATTCTTTGCAAGGGTTGCTTCGTCCAAAAGATTTCTTTCGTTCGATTTTCCTGAAGGATCTCCAATCATTCCTGTGGCTCCACCCACTAAAGCAATAGGCTTGTGTCCTGATTTTTGCAAATGCATTAACAAAATGATCTGCACGAGGCTCCCAATATGCAAGGAATCCGCTGTAGGGTCAAATCCGATATAGGCAGCTGTTGATTCTTTTTGTAATTGCTCTTCAGTTCCGGGCATTATGTTGTGTAACAAGCCTCTCCATCGAAGCTCTTCAACAAAGTTCTTCTCCATTTCTAAAAATTTGCAGCAAATATAAAAAAGAAAGCTTTCTTAAAAATCAAATCTTTTAAATATTCGCAGAAATAAAGGGTTTTATCAAACCTTTCATTTAATTCTATTGTTTATTTTCGTACCATGATTTTGGTTACCGGAGGAACTGGCTTGGTGGGATCACACCTTTTGTATCATCTTTTACAGGAAAATGATAGCGTTCGTGCTATTCACCAAAAAAGCAGTGACTTAAATGCTGTAAAAAGGGTATTCCATTATTATACTTCCGATTTTGATGATCTCTTTAAAAGAATAAGATGGGTAGAGGCCAGTCTGGATAATATTCCATCACTTGAAACCGCTTTTGAGGATATCTCACATGTGTATCATTGCGCTGCTATGGTTTCATTTGACTCAAGAGATTATCAAAAGATGAGGCGTATCAATATTGAAGGAACCACAAATGTTGCTAACTTATGTATCTCAAAAAAAGTTCAAAAACTTTGTTTTGTTAGTTCTGTTGCAGCCATCGAAAATTCGAATGGAAAAGGTTTGACTGACGAAATTGATAATTGGAGCAGTGCAACGGATAAAAGTGGTTATGCCATTACAAAGTATGGTGCTGAAATGGAAGTATGGAGGGCCTCACAGGAGGGTGTTCCTGTTGTCATTGTAAATCCCGGAGTCATTATTGGGTCTGGTTTCTGGCAAAAAGGAACCGGTAGGATGTTCAGTAATGTCAAAAAAGGGTTAAAATTTTACACCGAAGGGGTTACGGGCTTTGTTGGAGTTCAGGATGTTGTAAAAGCCATGTCTCATTTGATGAATTCAAATATTCAGGAAGAACGCTATATTTTGGTATCGGAAAACCTTTCTTTCAAAGAAATATTATTCCTGATGGCTAAATTTCTTGGTGTTCAGCCACCAAAATTCAAAATTAACCGATTTCTTATGGGGGTCCTTTGGAGGATTGAAATTTTTAGAAGCAGAATAACTTATTCGACTCCTTTAATTACGAAACGATCGGCAAAATCTGCCATGTCGGTCAATCCTTATACTTCCCGAAAAATAATTAATGATCTAAATTTTCAATTTGAACCGCTTGAATCCTGCATCAAAAAAGTTTCAAAGGATTTTTATCAAGATTTAAAAGGTTAATACGACCTACTTTTTTAAATCCAGGGCTCTTTCAATACTATCCTTTTTTCTTGAAGCTTCTTCGGCATTTTTATCGAC
This DNA window, taken from Lutimonas zeaxanthinifaciens, encodes the following:
- the tyrS gene encoding tyrosine--tRNA ligase, with translation MEKNFVEELRWRGLLHNIMPGTEEQLQKESTAAYIGFDPTADSLHIGSLVQIILLMHLQKSGHKPIALVGGATGMIGDPSGKSNERNLLDEATLAKNIKGVKATLERFIDFSGNVENAARMVNNYDWMKELSFLEFARDIGKHITVNYMMAKDSVKNRISSESKEGMSFTEFTYQLVQGYDFLHLYNHYDCKLQIGGSDQWGNITTGTELIRRKAQGKAYALTSPLVTKADGTKFGKTEGGNIWLDVKRTSPYKFYQYWLNASDIDAENYIKIFTFLDKETIENLIAEHKEAPHLRLLQKKVGEEVTTMCHGKEAYENAVKASQILFGRSTADDLKNLDEQTFLDIFEGVPQAEIGKIELSEGIDIVDALNEKSGFLKSNGEARRALKENSISVNKEKVKEGFSLNGNHLIADKFVLLQRGKRNYFLLRIV
- a CDS encoding SDR family oxidoreductase → MILVTGGTGLVGSHLLYHLLQENDSVRAIHQKSSDLNAVKRVFHYYTSDFDDLFKRIRWVEASLDNIPSLETAFEDISHVYHCAAMVSFDSRDYQKMRRINIEGTTNVANLCISKKVQKLCFVSSVAAIENSNGKGLTDEIDNWSSATDKSGYAITKYGAEMEVWRASQEGVPVVIVNPGVIIGSGFWQKGTGRMFSNVKKGLKFYTEGVTGFVGVQDVVKAMSHLMNSNIQEERYILVSENLSFKEILFLMAKFLGVQPPKFKINRFLMGVLWRIEIFRSRITYSTPLITKRSAKSAMSVNPYTSRKIINDLNFQFEPLESCIKKVSKDFYQDLKG